Proteins co-encoded in one Quercus robur chromosome 8, dhQueRobu3.1, whole genome shotgun sequence genomic window:
- the LOC126695765 gene encoding serine/threonine-protein kinase ZRK1-like, translating to MSNDRKEKEKAFFENGSMLLEKLIAFCYGKSIPIRSFSDEELKQATNNYDARLAIVQDELYWKWNKGSLNGLLVSIRKFEGSVHIIEGRGLSNYIINDLVISAKISAHNNVLKLIGCCLETRPPILVHEFAANGSLANRIQGTRGSQQHQSLTWISRLKIAREIAHAISYLHTAFSTPIIHRDIDMWNIFLDQHDVAKLSNFELSISVPKGETHVQVDILSWCVGFMSPEYFATGKVTEKVDVYSFGALLLELVTGQNLNDFTQLNNGERVDFSKPKKECVGLVVCMQNGAQGRCIVDPIILAGEGRASTIEQQLQAVVDLAFTCRKRESEIRPTMVDVTKELMRIERLVL from the coding sequence ATGAGTAAtgatagaaaggaaaaagaaaaagcattttTTGAGAATGGAAGCATGCTACTGGAAAAGCTGATTGCCTTTTGTTATGGCAAATCCATCCCCATTCGTAGCTTCTCCGATGAAGAGCTCAAGCAGGCAACCAACAACTATGATGCTCGTCTTGCTATAGTCCAAGATGAGTTGTACTGGAAATGGAACAAGGGTTCTCTCAACGGTCTACTTGTTTCCATTAGGAAATTTGAAGGCAGTGTACACATTATAGAAGGCCGGGGATTGTCCAACTACATCATCAATGATCTAGTGATTTCTGCAAAGATAAGCGCTCACAACAATGTACTAAAGCTTATAGGGTGCTGCCTCGAGACTCGACCTCCCATTTTAGTACACGAATTTGCTGCAAATGGTAGCCTTGCCAATCGAATTCAGGGCACTCGTGGCAGTCAACAACATCAGTCATTAACATGGATAAGCAGGTTAAAGATTGCAAGGGAGATTGCTCATGCAATTTCATATCTCCATACTGCATTCTCTACACCCATCATCCACAGGGATATAGATATGTGGAATATCTTCTTAGATCAACATGATGTTGCCAAGTTATCCAACTTTGAACTTTCTATATCAGTCCCCAAAGGTGAAACTCACGTTCAAGTTGATATCTTGTCTTGGTGTGTAGGGTTCATGTCCCCAGAATACTTTGCTACAGGTAAGGTAACAGAGAAAGTTGATGTTTATAGCTTTGGCGCACTTCTTTTAGAACTTGTAACTGGtcaaaatttaaatgattttacCCAATTGAATAATGGAGAACGTGTGGACTTctccaaaccaaaaaaagagtGTGTTGGATTAGTAGTATGTATGCAAAATGGTGCTCAAGGTCGCTGCATTGTGGATCCTATAATCTTGGCAGGGGAAGGGAGAGCTAGTACTATAGAGCAGCAATTGCAAGCAGTGGTAGACCTTGCCTTCACATGTAGAAAAAGAGAATCGGAGATAAGACCAACTATGGTGGATGTTACCAAAGAACTCATGCGGATTGAGAGGCTTGTCCTATAA